One window of Phalacrocorax carbo chromosome 1, bPhaCar2.1, whole genome shotgun sequence genomic DNA carries:
- the EFNB2 gene encoding ephrin-B2 — protein MAARRRDASAWKYCWGVVMVLCRTALARSIVLDPIYWNSSNPKFLPGQGLVLYPQIGDKLDIICPKVDSKTVGQYEYYKVYMVDKDQADSCAIKKDNTPLLNCAKPDQDVKFTIKFQEFSPNLWGLEFQKNKDYYVISTSNGSLEGLDNQEGGVCQTKTMKILMKVGQDPNSAGLPRHTDPTKRPEQEAGTNGKSSTTSPFVKDHSGSSTDGSKAGHSSILGSEVALFAGIASGCIIFIVIIITLVVLLLKYRRRHRKHSPQHTTTLSLSTLATPKRSGNNNGSEPSDIIIPLRTADSVFCPHYEKVSGDYGHPVYIVQEMPPQSPANIYYKV, from the exons ATGGCAGCGCGGAGGCGCGACGCCTCCGCCTGGAAGTACTGTTGGGGAGTCGTGATGGTTTTATGCAGAACTGCACTGGCGAGGTCCATCGTTTTAGACCCCATATATTGGAATTCCTCCAACCCCAA atTCCTTCCTGGACAAGGATTGGTACTATATCCACAGATAGGAGACAAACTGGATATTATATGCCCAAAGGTGGACTCTAAAACTGTTGGCCAGTATGAATATTATAAGGTCTACATGGTTGATAAAGACCAAGCAGATAGCTGTGCTATTAAAAAGGACAATACACCTCTACTCAACTGTGCCAAGCCAGATCAAGATGTTAAGTTTACCATCAAGTTTCAAGAGTTCAGTCCTAATCTCTGGGGCCTGGAATTTCAGAAGAACAAAGATTATTACGTCATAT caACATCAAATGGGTCTTTGGAGGGCCTGGATAACCAGGAGGGAGGGGTGTGCCAGACAAAAACCATGAAGATCCTCATGAAAGTTGGACAAG ATCCCAATTCGGCGGGCCTGCCCCGGCACACGGATCCCACCAAGCGCCCTGAGCAGGAAGCTGGCACCAACGGGAAGAGTTCCACCACCAGCCCCTTTGTGAAGGACCACTCAG GATCTAGCACGGATGGCAGTAAGGCTGGGCATTCCAGTATACTGGGTTCAGAGGTGGCCTTATTTGCAGGGATTGCATCAGGATGCATCATTTTCATCGTCATCATCATCACTTTGGTGGTTCTTTTGTTGAAGTACCGGAGAAGACACAGGAAGCATTCCCCGCAGCACACGACAACTCTCTCACTTAGTACGTTAGCCACCCCAAAACGCAGTGGCAACAACAATGGTTCTGAGCCCAGTGACATTATCATTCCTCTAAGGACTGCAGACAGTGTCTTTTGCCCCCACTATGAAAAGGTCAGCGGCGACTATGGACATCCGGTGTACATAGTTCAAGAGATGCCTCCTCAGAGTCCAGCAAACATTTATTACAAGGTCTGA